The Pecten maximus chromosome 11, xPecMax1.1, whole genome shotgun sequence genome has a segment encoding these proteins:
- the LOC117338614 gene encoding coiled-coil domain-containing protein 1-like, producing MYADDIAVDIADDIADDIADDIADDIADDIADDIADDIAVDIADDIADDIADDIAGDIADDIADDIADDIAVDIADDIAVDIADDIAVDIADDIADDIAVDIADDIAVDIANDIADDIADDIADDIADVIADDIADGIAVDIADDIADDISDDIADDIADDIADVIADDIADDIAEDIADDIADDIADDIADDIADDTADDIADDIADDIADDIADDIADDIADDIAVDIADDIADDIADDIADDIADDIADDIADDIADDIAVDIADDIADDIADDIADDISDDIAVDIADEIAIDIADDIADDIADDIADDIADDIADDIAVDIADDIADDIADDIADDIADDIADDIADDITDDIADDIAVDIAVDIADDIADDIADDIADDITYDIADDIAVDIAVDIADDIADDIADVIADDIADDIADDIADDIADVIADDITDDIADDIADDIADDIADVIADDIADVIADDIADDIADDIADDIADDIADVIADDIADDIADDIADDIADDIADDIVFFCPDEDYILYM from the coding sequence ATGTACGCTGATGACATTGCTGTTGACATTGCTGATGACATTGCCGATGACATTGCTGATGACATTGCTGATGACATTGCCGATGACATTGCTGATGACATTGCCGATGACATTGCTGTTGACATTGCCGATGACATTGCTGATGACATTGCTGATGACATTGCCGGTGACATTGCTGATGACATTGCTGATGACATTGCCGATGACATTGCTGTTGACATTGCCGATGACATTGCTGTTGACATTGCCGATGACATTGCTGTTGACATTGCCGATGACATTGCTGATGACATTGCTGTTGACATTGCCGATGACATTGCTGTTGACATTGCCAATGACATTGCCGATGACATTGCTGATGACATTGCTGATGACATTGCCGATGTCATTGCTGATGATATTGCCGATGGCATTGCTGTTGACATTGCCGATGACATTGCTGATGACATTTCCGATGACATTGCCGATGACATTGCTGATGACATTGCTGATGTCATTGCTGATGACATTGCCGATGACATTGCCGAGGACATTGCTGATGACATTGCTGATGACATTGCTGATGACATTGCCGATGACATTGCTGATGACACTGCCGATGACATTGCTGATGACATTGCCGATGACATTGCTGATGACATTGCCGATGACATTGCCGATGACATTGCTGATGACATTGCTGTTGACATTGCCGATGACATTGCCGATGACATTGCTGATGACATTGCTGATGACATTGCCGATGACATTGCTGATGACATTGCCGATGACATTGCTGATGACATTGCTGTTGACATTGCCGATGACATTGCTGATGACATTGCCGATGACATTGCTGATGACATTTCTGATGACATTGCTGTTGACATTGCCGATGAAATTGCTATTGACATTGCCGATGACATTGCTGATGACATTGCTGATGACATTGCTGATGACATTGCCGATGACATTGCTGATGACATTGCTGTTGACATTGCCGATGACATTGCTGATGACATTGCCGATGACATTGCCGATGACATTGCTGATGACATTGCTGATGACATTGCCGATGACATTACAGATGACATTGCCGATGACATTGCTGTTGACATTGCTGTTGACATTGCTGATGACATTGCTGATGACATTGCTGATGACATTGCCGATGACATTACATATGACATTGCCGATGACATTGCTGTTGACATTGCTGTTGACATTGCCGATGACATTGCTGATGACATTGCTGATGTCATTGCCGATGACATTGCCGATGACATTGCTGATGACATTGCTGATGACATTGCCGATGTCATTGCTGATGACATTACAGATGACATTGCCGATGACATTGCTGATGACATTGCTGATGATATTGCCGATGTCATTGCTGATGATATTGCCGATGTCATTGCTGATGATATTGCTGATGACATTGCTGATGACATTGCCGATGACATTGCTGATGATATTGCCGATGTCATTGCCGATGACATTGCTGATGACATTGCTGATGACATTGCCGATGACATTGCTGATGACATTGCCGatgacattgtttttttttgtcctgACGAAGACTACATCTTGTATATGTAG